In a single window of the Zonotrichia albicollis isolate bZonAlb1 chromosome 23, bZonAlb1.hap1, whole genome shotgun sequence genome:
- the LOC141731550 gene encoding cathepsin G-like has translation MLLLLLLTNAFVLLPWAGAGRITGGREAVAHSRPYMAFLKIKNATKTSRCGGFLIRPDAVLSAAHCVYNKGIVKVTVILGAHNISRKEPSQQKISVVKRFIHPEYSGKDGKNDIVLLKLKKKAKINEYVQNISFAKENEHVRAGDLCTVSGWGRTSLYPPPSDVLMEVELKVQKAKICQQFFRNYQPQSMICVGDENRKKSPQRGDSGGPLVCNKKAHGIVSRGIKLRFFPELFTRISHFEPWIHEKLRSFAIQDIPGSPSSK, from the exons atgctgctgctccttctgctcacAAATGCTTTTGTccttctgccctgggctggggctg GAAGGATCACTGGTGGAAGGGAAGCTGTGGCCCACTCCAGACCCTACatggcttttttaaaaattaaaaatgcgaCAAAGACTAGTAGGTGTGGAGGGTTCCTGATTCGCCCAGATGCAGTGCTCTCAGCAGCTCACTGTGTATATAATAAAGG GATAGTGAAAGTCACTGTGATTCTTGGAGCCCACAACATAAGTAGGAAAGAACCGAGCCAGCAGAAGATCTCTGTTGTAAAAAGGTTCATCCATCCTGAATATTCTGGCAAAGACGGGAAAAATGACATTGTGCTGCTGAAG CTGAAGAAAAAAGCCAAGATCAATGAGTATGTGCAAAATATCTCCTTTGCCAAGGAAAATGAACATGTGAGAGCAGGAGATTTATGCACGGTGTCTGGCTGGGGCCGGACATCTCTGTACCCGCCGCCGAGTGATGTCTTGATGGAGGTGGAACTGAAGGTGCAAAAGGCAAAGATCTGTCAGCAGTTTTTCCGTAACTACCAGCCTCAGTCTATGATCTGTGTTGGTGATGAAAACCGTAAAAAATCACCTCAGAGG GGTGATTCTGGTGGCCCATTAGTCTGCAATAAGAAGGCTCATGGCATTGTTTCCCGTGGAATAAAACTTCGCTTCTTCCCTGAGTTATTCACCAGGATCTCACATTTTGAGCCCTGGATCcatgagaagctgagaagttttGCAATCCAAGATATTCCTGGCTCTCCATCCTCTAAATAA